The Phreatobacter oligotrophus genome includes a region encoding these proteins:
- a CDS encoding Hpt domain-containing protein: MTNPPATKTPIKPTVRTGKKGGLDEASIDTFADHEVVTPKRNLKSFSKKAKIKVDEFGFDMEAIERAEAALAELSSEFDDWMAKEVERLTKARDAIAASGLDAATRSAVYTAAHDLKGEAATFGYPLAGRVAESLCALLDGIADDTRLPVALVLQHVDAIRAIVRENAKGTDHPVAVTLSERLGEATTELLVAVNGAPSIVP; the protein is encoded by the coding sequence ATGACCAACCCGCCTGCCACGAAGACACCGATCAAGCCGACCGTCCGCACCGGCAAGAAGGGCGGCCTCGACGAGGCCAGCATCGACACCTTCGCCGACCACGAGGTCGTCACGCCGAAGCGCAACCTCAAGAGCTTCTCCAAGAAGGCCAAGATCAAGGTCGACGAGTTCGGCTTCGACATGGAGGCCATCGAGCGCGCCGAGGCGGCGCTGGCCGAGCTCTCCTCCGAATTCGACGACTGGATGGCCAAGGAGGTCGAGCGCCTGACCAAGGCGCGCGACGCCATCGCCGCCTCCGGCCTCGATGCGGCGACCCGCTCGGCCGTCTACACCGCCGCCCACGACCTCAAGGGCGAGGCGGCGACCTTCGGCTATCCGCTGGCCGGCCGTGTCGCCGAGAGCCTGTGCGCCCTTCTCGACGGCATCGCCGACGATACGCGCCTGCCGGTGGCGCTGGTGCTGCAACATGTCGATGCGATCCGCGCCATCGTGCGCGAGAATGCCAAGGGCACGGATCACCCGGTGGCGGTGACGCTTTCCGAGCGCCTGGGCGAGGCGACGACGGAACTGCTCGTCGCCGTCAACGGCGCGCCCTCGATCGTCCCCTGA
- a CDS encoding TonB-dependent receptor plug domain-containing protein — MPVVSRLPRRQRLSVLLATAAVILVPGPVAAQQPPLPAAQLPEITVFGASNVPLEAPRVGSAVTVITAEDIANQGAASVPDVLRLVPGVAVNQSGGRGSLTQTRVRGAESNQVLVVVDGIPINDVNSGDADLANLPVDSIARIEVIRGPQSGIWGPNAQAGVISITTKSGRGLAKPELTARIEGGSFGTLQGSATVRGAQGPFHAAISISGLRSGGFVVAPGTTRPNGSDMGSLSAKIGADLADWFDVEGVFRMVSRSGFYNPGNTAFGPGFVTDPNYGFLAAGTGRNTANDIQGRVAATAKLLDGAWTHRFSADTSQQSTNARDSYVSAFGFLESQGFWSRTERNRAEYRSAYTFETPGLLGARHTVVGGADITREHFRYYYESDGFFGPFVNDTYAGAGRSRERKGLFGEYLVSLPTGLSLSGALRQDWNSAFRNALTWRVTAAQTLGTGTKLHASIGKGVTNPTFFELFGFFANFTGNPTLRPEHSIGWDAGIEQRWFGGKLVTDVTYFRASVRDAIVQSGGTAINLPFETTRQGVEVAVTARPLGWLSITGSYTYTDTQSAELVGGVYVGKEALRRPRHAASLSAVATLPDDKTKVTVTVAHNGTMRDSFFGPAGATDVRLGAYTLVGAQISHELNRNATVYVRGENLFGQRYQEVFGYQGPGAAVYAGMRVKLGGE; from the coding sequence ATGCCTGTCGTTTCCCGTCTCCCCCGTCGTCAACGTCTTTCCGTTCTGCTCGCCACGGCGGCGGTGATTCTCGTTCCCGGTCCCGTCGCAGCGCAGCAGCCGCCGCTCCCCGCGGCGCAACTGCCCGAAATCACCGTGTTCGGCGCCAGCAACGTGCCGCTGGAGGCCCCGCGCGTCGGCTCGGCCGTCACCGTCATCACCGCCGAGGACATCGCCAACCAGGGCGCGGCAAGCGTCCCGGACGTGCTGCGCCTCGTGCCCGGCGTCGCCGTCAACCAGTCCGGCGGCCGCGGCAGCCTCACCCAGACGCGCGTGCGCGGCGCCGAATCCAACCAGGTCCTGGTGGTGGTCGACGGCATTCCCATCAACGACGTGAACTCGGGCGATGCCGACCTCGCCAACCTGCCGGTGGACAGCATCGCGCGGATCGAGGTGATCCGTGGCCCGCAATCCGGTATCTGGGGCCCCAATGCCCAGGCTGGCGTCATCTCCATCACCACCAAGTCGGGCCGCGGCCTCGCCAAGCCTGAGCTGACGGCGCGGATCGAGGGCGGGTCCTTCGGCACGCTCCAGGGCTCGGCGACCGTCCGCGGCGCGCAGGGTCCCTTCCACGCCGCCATCTCCATTTCGGGCCTGCGCTCCGGCGGCTTCGTCGTCGCGCCCGGCACCACGCGGCCCAACGGCTCGGACATGGGCTCGCTCTCCGCCAAGATCGGCGCGGACCTTGCCGACTGGTTCGACGTCGAGGGCGTGTTCCGGATGGTCAGCCGCAGCGGCTTCTACAATCCCGGCAACACCGCCTTCGGACCGGGCTTCGTCACCGATCCGAACTACGGCTTCCTTGCCGCCGGCACCGGGCGCAACACCGCCAACGACATCCAGGGCCGTGTCGCCGCCACTGCCAAGCTGCTCGACGGGGCCTGGACGCATCGCTTCTCCGCCGACACCTCGCAGCAGTCGACCAATGCCCGCGACAGCTATGTCTCGGCCTTCGGCTTCCTCGAGAGCCAGGGCTTCTGGTCGCGCACCGAGCGCAACCGGGCGGAGTACCGCTCGGCCTATACGTTCGAGACGCCCGGCCTGCTCGGCGCCCGCCACACCGTCGTCGGCGGCGCCGACATCACCCGCGAGCATTTCCGCTACTACTACGAGAGCGATGGTTTCTTCGGGCCCTTCGTCAACGACACCTATGCCGGCGCGGGCCGCTCGCGCGAGCGCAAGGGCCTGTTCGGCGAGTATCTCGTCAGCCTGCCGACCGGCCTGTCGCTCTCCGGCGCGCTCCGCCAGGACTGGAACTCTGCCTTCCGCAATGCGCTGACCTGGCGCGTGACGGCGGCCCAGACGCTTGGCACCGGCACGAAGCTGCACGCATCGATCGGCAAGGGCGTGACCAACCCGACCTTCTTCGAGCTCTTCGGCTTCTTCGCCAATTTCACCGGCAACCCGACGCTGCGGCCTGAACATTCCATCGGCTGGGATGCCGGCATCGAGCAGCGCTGGTTCGGCGGCAAGCTCGTGACCGACGTCACCTATTTCCGCGCCAGCGTGCGCGATGCCATCGTCCAGTCCGGCGGCACGGCGATCAACCTGCCCTTCGAGACGACCCGCCAGGGCGTCGAGGTGGCAGTGACGGCGCGCCCGCTCGGCTGGCTGTCGATCACCGGCTCCTACACCTACACGGACACCCAGTCGGCCGAACTCGTCGGCGGCGTCTATGTCGGCAAGGAGGCGCTGCGCCGTCCGCGCCATGCCGCGAGCCTCTCGGCGGTGGCGACCCTGCCGGACGACAAGACGAAGGTCACAGTCACCGTCGCCCACAACGGCACCATGCGGGACAGCTTCTTCGGGCCGGCCGGCGCCACGGACGTGCGGCTCGGCGCCTACACGCTGGTGGGCGCGCAGATCTCCCACGAACTCAACCGCAATGCGACCGTCTATGTGCGCGGCGAAAACCTCTTCGGCCAGCGCTACCAGGAGGTCTTCGGCTACCAGGGGCCGGGCGCTGCCGTCTATGCCGGCATGCGCGTGAAGCTCGGCGGCGAGTGA
- a CDS encoding MBL fold metallo-hydrolase, giving the protein MTTINRRHALATGAAALAAPAFLTAASRETFAQAAAAAVQAPGFYRYKVGDITVTAINDGFFARPLEGFVRNAELPAVQAAMASAFLPTNAVPIPFNTLVVETGGKVVLLDTGNGNTGAPTSGTWMANFRAAGFDPATVSSVIISHFHGDHINGIRLRDGTAVFPNAEIQVPEPEWAFWMSDERMNAAPEAMRGAFQNCRRVFSPVASAVKQFKPGAEVAPGVTSMPAYGHSPGHSVFMISSGNAKLVYMADVTNHPALFVRNPDWSAIFDMDADAARATRRQLLDMAASEKTRVHFYHAPFPSNGYIAKDGAGFQLVPAQWTPSI; this is encoded by the coding sequence ATGACCACGATCAATCGCCGCCATGCCCTCGCCACCGGCGCTGCGGCCCTCGCCGCCCCGGCTTTCCTCACCGCCGCCTCCCGCGAGACCTTCGCCCAGGCTGCCGCCGCGGCCGTCCAGGCCCCCGGCTTCTACCGCTACAAGGTCGGCGACATCACCGTCACCGCCATCAATGACGGCTTCTTCGCCCGTCCGCTCGAGGGCTTCGTCCGCAATGCCGAGCTGCCGGCGGTTCAGGCTGCCATGGCCTCGGCCTTCCTGCCGACCAATGCCGTCCCGATCCCCTTCAACACCCTCGTCGTCGAGACCGGCGGCAAGGTCGTCCTGCTCGACACCGGCAACGGCAATACCGGCGCTCCGACCTCGGGCACCTGGATGGCGAATTTCCGCGCCGCCGGCTTCGATCCGGCCACCGTCTCCTCGGTGATCATCAGCCACTTCCACGGCGACCACATCAACGGCATCCGCCTGCGCGACGGCACCGCCGTCTTCCCGAATGCCGAGATCCAGGTTCCGGAGCCGGAATGGGCCTTCTGGATGTCGGACGAGCGCATGAACGCCGCTCCGGAGGCCATGCGCGGCGCCTTCCAGAACTGCCGCCGCGTCTTCTCGCCGGTCGCCTCCGCCGTGAAGCAGTTCAAGCCGGGCGCGGAAGTGGCCCCGGGCGTGACCTCGATGCCGGCCTATGGCCACTCGCCGGGCCACAGCGTGTTCATGATCTCCTCGGGCAATGCCAAGCTCGTCTACATGGCGGACGTGACCAACCACCCCGCCCTCTTCGTGCGCAATCCCGACTGGTCGGCGATCTTCGACATGGATGCCGATGCCGCCCGCGCGACCCGTCGCCAGCTGCTCGACATGGCGGCGAGCGAGAAGACCCGCGTGCACTTCTACCACGCGCCCTTCCCGTCCAACGGCTACATCGCCAAGGACGGCGCCGGTTTCCAGCTCGTCCCGGCCCAGTGGACCCCGTCCATCTGA
- a CDS encoding response regulator: MIRIDFNRLRFLVIDDNAHMRRIVRTLLHGFGAREVYEAEDGAAGLEAFTHYMPDIVITDWSMPIFDGLELTSMIRQPGANANPYVAIIMLTGHSEKKRVLEARDAGVTEFLAKPISAKALYQRILNVVVNPRPFIKTKTFFGPDRRRNHNSSYVGPERRKGEKAEMIKVAPLLDKTKSSV, from the coding sequence ATGATCCGCATCGACTTCAACCGGCTGCGATTCCTCGTGATCGACGATAACGCGCACATGCGCCGCATCGTGCGAACCCTTCTGCATGGCTTCGGCGCCCGCGAGGTCTACGAGGCCGAAGACGGCGCGGCGGGCCTCGAGGCCTTCACCCACTACATGCCGGATATCGTCATCACCGACTGGTCGATGCCGATCTTCGACGGGCTCGAGCTCACCAGCATGATCCGCCAGCCTGGCGCCAACGCGAACCCCTATGTCGCGATCATCATGCTGACCGGCCATTCCGAAAAGAAGCGGGTGCTCGAGGCGCGTGACGCCGGCGTCACCGAGTTCCTGGCCAAGCCCATTTCCGCCAAGGCCCTCTACCAGCGCATTCTCAACGTCGTGGTCAATCCGCGTCCCTTCATCAAGACGAAGACATTTTTCGGCCCGGATCGCCGACGTAACCACAATTCAAGCTATGTCGGACCCGAGCGGCGGAAGGGCGAGAAGGCCGAGATGATCAAGGTCGCCCCGCTGCTCGACAAGACCAAGAGTTCCGTGTGA
- the cutA gene encoding divalent-cation tolerance protein CutA: MTRTEKPDDVVLVYTTAASLVEAETIAEELMEHRLIACANILPGMRSLYRWKGQVERAEEVVMILKTVRSRLAEAQARFREAHSYDTPAFLVVDVPEGDEAYLAWLRVETA, from the coding sequence GTGACGCGAACCGAGAAGCCGGATGACGTCGTGCTGGTCTATACGACCGCTGCGAGCCTTGTCGAGGCTGAGACCATCGCCGAGGAGCTGATGGAGCACCGGCTGATCGCCTGCGCCAACATCCTCCCCGGCATGCGCTCCCTCTACCGCTGGAAGGGCCAGGTGGAGCGCGCCGAGGAGGTGGTGATGATCCTCAAGACGGTGCGCTCACGCCTCGCCGAGGCGCAGGCCCGTTTCCGCGAGGCCCATTCCTACGACACGCCGGCCTTCCTGGTGGTCGACGTGCCGGAGGGGGACGAGGCCTATCTCGCCTGGCTCAGGGTCGAGACGGCCTGA
- a CDS encoding SDR family oxidoreductase: MSQRIAVVTGAGSGIGRASALALAKAGYAVVVAGRRKDELEKTVAMAGGATVVAAPTDVSDEASVAALFKLVKDRFGRIDVLFNNAGMGAQAVPLDELPIEKWRQVVDVNLTGSFLCAREAMRMMRAQTPKGGRIINNGSISAYAPRPYSAPYTATKHAVLGLTKAISLDGRADKIVCSQIDVGNAATEMTERMANGVLQADFTTKVEPRMDVRHVADAVVHVANLPLDVNVLTMTIMANDMPFVGRG; encoded by the coding sequence ATGTCTCAGCGTATCGCAGTGGTCACGGGCGCAGGCTCCGGCATCGGGCGGGCTTCGGCCCTGGCGCTCGCCAAGGCGGGCTATGCCGTTGTCGTGGCGGGCCGCCGCAAGGACGAACTGGAGAAGACCGTGGCGATGGCCGGCGGTGCGACCGTCGTCGCCGCCCCCACCGACGTCTCGGACGAGGCCTCCGTCGCCGCCCTGTTCAAGCTGGTCAAGGACCGCTTCGGCCGCATCGACGTGCTCTTCAACAATGCCGGCATGGGCGCCCAGGCCGTGCCGCTGGACGAGCTGCCGATCGAGAAGTGGCGCCAGGTCGTCGACGTCAACCTCACCGGCTCGTTCCTCTGCGCCCGCGAGGCCATGCGGATGATGCGCGCGCAGACCCCGAAGGGCGGCCGCATCATCAACAACGGCTCCATCTCCGCCTATGCGCCGCGCCCCTATTCCGCGCCCTACACGGCGACCAAGCATGCGGTGCTCGGCCTGACCAAGGCCATCTCCCTGGACGGCCGCGCCGACAAGATCGTCTGCTCGCAGATCGACGTCGGCAATGCCGCCACCGAGATGACCGAGCGCATGGCGAATGGCGTCCTGCAGGCCGATTTCACCACCAAGGTCGAGCCGCGCATGGACGTCCGCCACGTCGCCGACGCCGTGGTCCACGTCGCCAACCTGCCGCTCGACGTCAACGTCCTGACCATGACCATCATGGCCAATGACATGCCCTTCGTCGGGCGCGGCTGA
- a CDS encoding DUF2336 domain-containing protein, whose protein sequence is MIVRHFLRWIQTAPAGDRADATAALARAYLHSDLGREDSAAAEAAMITLLDDPSPLVRRALADALAPSEDAPHTVIVGLLQDQAEIAAIVARHSPLLLDAELVDLVGAGAPLVQYAVARRDHVPAPVAAAIAEVGCLEACLAVVALDTVDVPAFSIDRIIERFGDDADIREALFARADLSAGARQALVVKLSAALSAFVAGRAWLPEDKAQRIAREASDKATVAIAATCGGEGIAPLVRHLRQSGQLSTGLVLRALLSGNVRLFEQALAELSGLSLRQAAGFVHDRRGAGFRALYDRAGLPVSTYPAFRAALDAWHEDGLPFQRGGDAQLRRRMVERVLTAYAPVADGDLDVLLAQLRRFAAEAARDEARAFARDLVAGREALDDEAVEFPLVAAA, encoded by the coding sequence ATGATCGTACGTCATTTCCTGCGGTGGATTCAGACGGCCCCGGCCGGTGACCGGGCCGATGCGACCGCGGCTCTCGCCCGCGCCTATCTCCATTCCGACCTCGGCCGCGAGGACAGCGCCGCCGCCGAGGCCGCGATGATCACCCTGCTCGATGATCCCTCGCCGCTGGTGCGGCGGGCCCTCGCCGATGCTCTCGCGCCCTCCGAGGACGCGCCGCACACGGTCATCGTCGGCCTGTTGCAGGACCAGGCGGAGATCGCCGCCATCGTGGCGCGGCATTCGCCGCTGCTGCTCGATGCCGAACTGGTCGATCTCGTCGGGGCGGGTGCGCCGCTCGTCCAGTATGCCGTCGCGCGCCGCGACCATGTCCCGGCGCCCGTCGCCGCCGCCATCGCCGAGGTCGGCTGTCTGGAGGCCTGCCTCGCCGTCGTCGCGCTCGACACGGTCGACGTGCCGGCCTTCTCCATCGACCGCATCATCGAGCGCTTCGGCGACGATGCCGACATTCGCGAGGCGCTGTTCGCCCGCGCCGACCTGTCGGCGGGTGCGCGCCAGGCGCTGGTGGTGAAGCTCTCCGCCGCGCTCTCCGCCTTCGTCGCCGGCCGCGCCTGGCTGCCCGAGGACAAGGCGCAGCGCATCGCCCGCGAGGCCTCCGACAAGGCGACCGTCGCCATTGCCGCCACCTGCGGCGGGGAGGGGATCGCGCCGCTCGTGCGGCACCTGCGCCAGTCCGGCCAGCTCTCCACCGGCCTCGTGCTGCGGGCGCTGCTCTCGGGCAATGTCAGGCTGTTCGAACAGGCGCTTGCCGAGCTCTCCGGCCTGTCGCTGCGCCAGGCCGCGGGCTTCGTCCATGACCGCCGCGGCGCCGGCTTCCGCGCCCTCTACGATCGCGCTGGCCTGCCGGTCTCGACCTATCCGGCCTTCCGCGCGGCGCTCGATGCCTGGCACGAGGACGGCCTGCCGTTCCAGCGCGGAGGCGATGCCCAGCTGCGCCGCCGCATGGTCGAGCGGGTGCTCACCGCCTATGCGCCGGTTGCCGACGGTGACCTCGACGTGCTGCTCGCCCAGCTTCGCCGCTTCGCGGCGGAAGCGGCCCGTGATGAAGCGCGCGCCTTCGCCCGCGACCTGGTGGCCGGGCGCGAGGCGCTGGATGATGAGGCGGTGGAGTTCCCGCTGGTGGCGGCCGCCTGA
- a CDS encoding NAD kinase, with translation MADLRPDPKKIAFVASPAPEAQEAIERLTARYGNVAGDEAEVVVALGGDGLMLQTLHKYISSGKPIYGMNRGSVGFLMNEYAEDGLIERIWTAERSVIHPLAMTTIDIHGERQDALAINEVSLLRETSQVAKLRISVDGHARMDELIADGVLIATPAGSTAYNLSANGPILPLNATLLALTPISPFRPRRWRGALLPDRVALTIEVLESAKRPVSATADHHEVRDVAKVSVEMDRTKSMILMHDPGHSLDERILREQFGA, from the coding sequence TTGGCCGACCTGCGCCCCGACCCGAAGAAGATCGCCTTCGTCGCCTCGCCTGCGCCCGAGGCCCAGGAGGCCATCGAGCGGCTGACTGCCCGCTATGGCAATGTCGCGGGTGACGAGGCCGAGGTCGTGGTGGCGCTCGGCGGCGACGGCCTGATGCTGCAGACGCTGCACAAGTACATCTCCTCGGGCAAGCCGATCTACGGCATGAACCGCGGCTCCGTCGGCTTCCTCATGAACGAATATGCCGAGGATGGGCTGATCGAGCGCATCTGGACCGCCGAACGCTCGGTGATCCATCCGCTGGCCATGACCACCATCGACATCCACGGCGAGCGGCAGGACGCGCTGGCCATCAACGAGGTGTCGCTGCTGCGCGAGACCTCGCAGGTGGCGAAGCTGCGCATCTCGGTCGATGGCCATGCGCGCATGGACGAGCTCATCGCCGATGGCGTTCTCATCGCCACGCCCGCCGGCTCGACCGCCTACAATCTCTCCGCGAACGGCCCGATCCTGCCGCTCAACGCGACGCTGCTGGCGCTCACCCCCATCTCGCCCTTCCGGCCCCGGCGCTGGCGCGGCGCGCTGCTGCCCGACCGGGTGGCACTCACCATCGAGGTGCTGGAATCGGCCAAGCGCCCGGTCAGCGCCACCGCCGACCACCACGAGGTCCGCGACGTCGCCAAGGTCTCGGTGGAGATGGACCGGACCAAGTCCATGATCCTGATGCACGATCCCGGCCACAGCCTCGACGAGCGGATCCTGCGCGAGCAGTTCGGCGCCTGA